The following are from one region of the Actinopolyspora halophila DSM 43834 genome:
- a CDS encoding AAA family ATPase, producing the protein MFERFTDRARRVVVLAQEEARMLNHNYIGTEHILLGLIHEGEGVAAKALESLGIALEGVRQQVEEIIGQGQQAPSGHIPFTPRAKKVLELSLREALQLGHNYIGTEHILLGLIREGEGVAAQVLVKLGADLNRVRQQVLQLLSGYQGKEPAEAGGRSEGTPSSSLVLDQFGRNLTQSARESKLDPVIGRNTEVERIMQVLSRRTKNNPVLIGEAGVGKTAVVEGLAQQIVKGEVPETLKEKQLYTLDLGSLVAGSRYRGDFEERLKKVLKEIKTRGDIILFIDEIHTLVGAGAAEGAIDAASILKPMLARGELQTIGATTLDEYRKNVEKDAALERRFQPIQVGEPSLEHAVEILKGLRDRYEAHHRVSITDSALSAAASLADRYINDRYLPDKAIDLLDEAGARMRIRRMTAPPDLREFDEKIAEVRRDKESSIDGQDFERAARLRDEEKQLITQKEERETQWKAGDLDVVAEVDDEQIAEVLANWTGIPVFRLTEEETSRLLRMEEELHKRIIGQDDAVKAVSQAIRRTRAGLKDPQRPSGSFIFAGPSGVGKTELSKSLAEFLFGDDNALVQIDMGEYHDRYTASRLFGAPPGYVGYEEGGQLTEKVRRKPFSVVLFDEIEKAHHEIYNTLLQVLEDGRLTDGQGRVVDFKNTVLIFTSNLGTSDISKTVGLGFSGSNEQETNYERMKAKVNEEMKKHFRPEFLNRIDDVIIFHQLTEEEIVRMVDLLIGRVETALKSKDMSIELTSKAKKLVAKRGFDPVLGARPLRRTIQHEIEDKLSEKILFGEVEAGQIVIVDVEGWDEEGTEEEARFVFRGESKPSTVPDAPPVDLAGSSGGSSAEQDDQSEGSGSSE; encoded by the coding sequence ATGTTCGAGAGGTTCACCGACCGCGCGAGGCGGGTGGTTGTCCTGGCCCAGGAGGAGGCCAGGATGCTCAACCACAACTACATCGGCACCGAGCACATTCTCCTGGGTCTGATCCACGAGGGTGAGGGTGTCGCCGCCAAGGCGCTGGAATCGTTGGGTATCGCCCTCGAGGGCGTACGCCAGCAGGTCGAAGAGATCATCGGCCAGGGCCAGCAGGCCCCCAGTGGCCACATCCCCTTCACCCCGAGGGCCAAGAAGGTTCTGGAGCTGTCGCTGAGGGAGGCGCTCCAGCTCGGGCACAATTACATCGGTACCGAGCACATCCTGCTCGGCCTGATCCGTGAAGGTGAGGGTGTCGCCGCGCAGGTTCTGGTCAAACTGGGCGCGGATCTCAACCGGGTACGTCAGCAGGTGTTGCAGCTGCTGTCCGGCTACCAGGGCAAGGAACCGGCCGAGGCCGGTGGCCGCAGCGAGGGGACCCCGTCCTCCTCGTTGGTGCTGGATCAGTTCGGGCGCAACCTCACCCAGAGTGCTCGCGAGTCGAAGCTCGACCCCGTGATCGGCAGGAACACCGAGGTCGAGCGCATCATGCAGGTGCTGTCCCGGCGCACCAAGAACAACCCCGTGCTCATCGGCGAGGCCGGTGTCGGTAAGACGGCGGTTGTCGAGGGGCTGGCACAGCAGATCGTCAAGGGCGAGGTGCCCGAGACGCTGAAGGAGAAGCAGCTCTACACGCTCGACCTCGGCTCGCTCGTCGCGGGTTCGCGGTACCGCGGTGATTTCGAGGAGCGCCTGAAGAAGGTGCTCAAGGAGATCAAGACGCGGGGCGACATCATCCTGTTCATCGACGAGATCCACACGCTGGTCGGTGCGGGAGCGGCCGAAGGTGCGATAGACGCCGCGAGCATCCTCAAGCCGATGCTGGCCCGCGGTGAGCTGCAGACCATCGGTGCCACCACGCTGGATGAGTACCGCAAGAACGTCGAGAAGGACGCGGCCCTCGAACGTCGGTTCCAGCCGATCCAGGTCGGCGAGCCCTCGCTCGAGCACGCCGTGGAGATCCTCAAGGGACTGCGGGACCGCTACGAGGCGCACCACAGGGTCTCCATCACCGACTCCGCGCTGTCCGCGGCCGCGAGCCTGGCCGATCGCTACATCAACGACCGGTACCTGCCGGACAAGGCGATCGACCTGCTCGACGAGGCCGGAGCGCGCATGCGCATCCGCCGGATGACCGCTCCGCCGGACCTGCGTGAGTTCGACGAGAAGATCGCCGAGGTCCGCAGGGACAAGGAGTCCTCGATCGACGGTCAGGACTTCGAGCGGGCCGCGCGCCTGCGTGACGAGGAGAAGCAGCTCATCACGCAGAAGGAGGAGCGCGAGACGCAGTGGAAGGCCGGTGACCTGGACGTCGTGGCCGAGGTCGACGACGAGCAGATCGCCGAGGTGCTGGCCAACTGGACCGGCATCCCCGTCTTCCGCCTCACCGAGGAGGAGACCTCCAGGCTGCTTCGCATGGAGGAGGAGCTGCACAAGCGGATCATCGGTCAGGACGACGCGGTCAAGGCGGTTTCCCAGGCGATCCGCCGTACCCGTGCGGGACTGAAGGATCCGCAGCGGCCCTCGGGCTCCTTCATCTTCGCCGGCCCCTCCGGTGTCGGGAAGACGGAGCTGTCCAAGTCGCTGGCCGAGTTCCTCTTCGGTGATGACAACGCACTCGTGCAGATCGACATGGGTGAGTACCACGACCGCTACACGGCCTCGCGCCTGTTCGGTGCTCCCCCGGGATACGTCGGCTACGAGGAGGGCGGCCAGCTCACCGAGAAGGTCCGCCGGAAGCCGTTCTCCGTGGTGCTGTTCGACGAGATCGAAAAGGCCCACCACGAGATCTACAACACGCTGCTGCAGGTGTTGGAGGACGGCAGGCTCACGGACGGTCAGGGCCGTGTCGTCGACTTCAAGAACACGGTGCTGATCTTCACCTCCAACCTCGGTACTTCGGACATCTCCAAGACCGTCGGGTTGGGCTTCTCCGGCTCCAACGAGCAGGAGACCAACTACGAGCGGATGAAGGCCAAGGTCAATGAGGAGATGAAGAAGCACTTCCGTCCGGAGTTCCTCAACAGGATCGACGACGTGATCATCTTCCACCAGCTGACCGAGGAAGAGATCGTCCGGATGGTCGACCTGCTCATCGGGCGCGTGGAAACCGCGCTCAAGAGCAAGGACATGTCCATCGAGTTGACCTCGAAGGCCAAGAAGCTGGTGGCCAAGAGGGGCTTCGACCCGGTGCTGGGCGCCCGGCCGCTGCGGCGCACCATCCAGCACGAGATCGAGGACAAGCTCTCCGAGAAGATCCTGTTCGGTGAGGTCGAGGCCGGTCAGATCGTGATCGTCGACGTCGAGGGCTGGGACGAAGAGGGCACGGAGGAGGAAGCTCGCTTCGTCTTCCGCGGCGAGAGCAAGCCCTCCACCGTGCCGGACGCTCCGCCGGTGGACCTGGCTGGATCGTCCGGTGGTTCCTCCGCGGAACAGGACGACCAGTCCGAGGGCTCCGGCTCCTCGGAATGA
- a CDS encoding FecCD family ABC transporter permease encodes MKALAETPPARSAAPRVSGRRPLRLGPVSTVLRPRSLLVLLAGALALLVVFACDLALGDYPITPVGVLRTLFGGGDTGESLVIFQLRLPRSLTGLLVGAALGLAGAVTQAVVRNPLASPDLLGVTAGAGAAASAVIVTGGTLGGISGLAASVGLPVVALLGGLVTGVLVALLSYRNGVDSFRLVLVGIGMNAMMVNATLWLLTMGEVQDAGRAMVWLTGSLNARGWENVVPVALSLAVLVPVTLLGCRVLGALQFDDDTMRGLGVRVTTARAAMLLSAAVLASLATAAAGPIAFVALSTPQIALRLAGTARPPLVLSMLLGATLVVGADLIARTVFGSLALPVGVVTAVLGAPYLIYLLVHRYREVRT; translated from the coding sequence GTGAAGGCACTGGCGGAAACTCCTCCCGCGCGCAGCGCCGCGCCGCGGGTGTCGGGACGCAGGCCGCTGCGGCTTGGGCCGGTCTCCACGGTGCTGCGGCCCCGCTCCCTGCTGGTACTGCTCGCGGGAGCGCTCGCCCTGCTGGTGGTGTTCGCCTGCGACCTCGCCCTGGGCGACTACCCGATCACCCCGGTCGGAGTGCTGCGCACCCTGTTCGGCGGCGGTGACACCGGCGAATCCCTCGTGATCTTCCAACTGCGGCTCCCCAGGAGCCTGACGGGACTGCTCGTCGGGGCGGCGCTGGGACTCGCCGGTGCCGTCACCCAGGCCGTGGTGCGGAACCCCCTGGCCAGCCCGGATCTGCTCGGCGTCACGGCCGGAGCGGGGGCCGCCGCCTCGGCGGTGATCGTGACCGGGGGAACGCTGGGCGGTATCAGTGGTCTCGCCGCGAGCGTGGGGTTGCCCGTGGTCGCCCTGCTCGGTGGACTGGTCACCGGTGTGCTCGTGGCGCTGCTGTCCTACCGGAACGGGGTGGACTCGTTCCGGCTGGTGCTGGTCGGCATCGGCATGAACGCCATGATGGTCAACGCGACGCTGTGGCTGCTCACCATGGGCGAGGTGCAGGACGCGGGCCGGGCCATGGTCTGGCTCACCGGGAGCCTCAACGCGCGTGGCTGGGAGAACGTCGTTCCGGTCGCGCTGTCCCTGGCGGTCCTCGTGCCCGTGACCCTGCTCGGCTGCCGCGTGCTGGGAGCGCTGCAGTTCGACGACGACACCATGCGCGGGCTCGGGGTACGGGTGACCACGGCGCGGGCGGCCATGTTGCTCAGTGCCGCCGTGCTCGCCTCGCTGGCGACCGCGGCCGCCGGGCCGATCGCTTTCGTGGCGTTGTCCACCCCCCAGATAGCCCTCCGGCTGGCGGGTACGGCGCGTCCACCACTGGTGCTCTCGATGCTGCTGGGGGCGACGTTGGTCGTCGGGGCCGACCTGATCGCACGCACGGTTTTCGGCTCGCTGGCGCTTCCCGTGGGAGTGGTCACGGCCGTGCTCGGTGCGCCCTACCTGATTTACCTGCTCGTTCACCGGTACCGGGAGGTTCGGACATGA
- a CDS encoding FecCD family ABC transporter permease has protein sequence MSRSLADRNSRHSDTGSSRSRQGGDPAPETEDAPRTPVDRLNNRRRRRLIGIALLGTLLLISCVLSILIGAKLISPDAVLRALLSTTRTENHVIVYDLRIPRTIVGVLAGSALGLAGALMQGYTRNPIAGPSVLGITQGAGLAVVLAVFTLGITGMLGFVWFSFGGALLSALAVFAIGSFGRGGATPVALALAGAAISALLQALTSALVLLDRQSMDVYRFWKVGSIAISDMTVISQVVPFLLLGLLLGLASAPGLNALSLGDDMAAALGHNVTRTRTVGVAAIAVLVGSAVALCGPISFVGLVVPHIARYFSGPDHRWLLPFAALTGACLVLLADLVGRIVARPSEIQVGVMLAMIGAPFFIALVRRRRLMRL, from the coding sequence TTGAGTCGCAGTTTGGCCGACCGGAACTCGCGGCACTCGGACACCGGCTCGTCCCGTTCCCGGCAGGGGGGCGACCCCGCCCCGGAAACGGAGGACGCCCCCAGAACCCCGGTGGACCGGCTGAACAACCGCAGGCGCAGGAGGCTGATCGGCATCGCCCTGCTCGGGACGTTGCTGCTGATCAGCTGTGTGCTGAGCATCCTCATCGGAGCCAAGCTCATATCGCCGGACGCCGTGCTGCGGGCGCTGCTGTCCACCACGCGGACCGAGAACCACGTGATCGTCTACGACTTGCGCATCCCTCGCACGATCGTGGGAGTGCTCGCGGGCTCGGCGCTCGGCCTGGCCGGTGCCCTGATGCAGGGCTACACCAGGAACCCGATCGCGGGTCCCAGCGTTCTCGGCATCACCCAGGGAGCGGGGCTGGCCGTCGTGCTGGCCGTTTTCACCCTGGGAATCACCGGAATGCTCGGCTTCGTGTGGTTCAGCTTCGGCGGTGCCCTGCTCAGCGCCCTCGCGGTGTTCGCGATCGGGTCCTTCGGGAGAGGAGGAGCCACCCCGGTGGCGCTGGCGCTGGCCGGAGCGGCGATCAGTGCCCTGCTGCAGGCACTCACCTCGGCCCTGGTGTTGCTCGACCGGCAGAGCATGGACGTCTACCGGTTCTGGAAGGTCGGTTCCATCGCGATCAGCGACATGACCGTCATCAGCCAGGTGGTGCCCTTCCTGCTGCTGGGGCTGCTGTTGGGCCTGGCGAGCGCGCCAGGGTTGAACGCGCTCTCGCTCGGAGACGACATGGCCGCCGCGCTCGGGCACAACGTGACGCGGACCAGGACGGTGGGGGTGGCCGCCATAGCCGTGCTCGTCGGTAGCGCCGTGGCACTGTGCGGACCGATCAGCTTCGTCGGGCTCGTCGTCCCGCACATAGCCAGGTACTTCTCGGGACCCGACCACCGCTGGTTGCTGCCCTTCGCGGCCCTGACGGGAGCGTGCCTGGTCCTGCTCGCCGATCTCGTCGGCCGAATCGTGGCCAGGCCCTCCGAGATCCAGGTCGGGGTGATGCTGGCGATGATCGGCGCTCCGTTCTTCATCGCGCTCGTGCGGCGCAGGAGGCTGATGCGACTGTGA
- a CDS encoding ABC transporter ATP-binding protein: MTAAHTASETFERFDPSNSEGGRVDSADSGTTSRLSARGVSLAYGERVVVDGLDLDVLDGGITGVIGPNGCGKSTLLRALGRLLQPKSGSVLLDGKRIHRMSTKEVARTLGLLPQSPSAPEGLCVADLVARGRHPHQTWYRQWSSDDESAVADALELTGIGDLAERSVDELSGGQRQRAWLSMALAQHTDLLLLDEPTTYLDLSHQVDVLELIGRLQAESGRTVVMVLHDLNFAARYADRLVAMVDGRIAAEGAPEEVVTERLLEEVFDLRARVVPDPVVGTPMVVPVGGRSSREAGTEDFVAGSADPEE, translated from the coding sequence ATGACCGCAGCACACACCGCGAGTGAGACCTTCGAGCGCTTCGATCCGTCGAACTCGGAAGGTGGGCGGGTGGACTCCGCGGACAGCGGGACCACCAGCAGGCTGAGCGCGCGCGGCGTCTCGCTGGCCTACGGGGAACGGGTCGTGGTCGACGGCTTGGACCTCGATGTCCTCGACGGGGGAATAACCGGTGTGATCGGTCCGAACGGTTGCGGGAAGTCCACGTTGCTGCGTGCCCTGGGCAGGTTGCTCCAGCCGAAGAGCGGCAGTGTCCTGCTGGACGGCAAGCGGATTCACCGGATGTCGACGAAGGAGGTCGCCCGCACTCTCGGGTTGCTGCCGCAGTCCCCCTCGGCTCCCGAGGGGTTGTGCGTGGCCGACCTGGTCGCGCGGGGCAGGCACCCGCACCAGACCTGGTACCGCCAGTGGTCCTCCGACGACGAGTCGGCCGTGGCGGACGCCCTGGAACTGACGGGTATCGGGGATCTGGCCGAGCGCTCCGTGGACGAGCTGTCCGGGGGGCAGCGGCAGCGTGCCTGGCTGTCCATGGCGCTGGCGCAGCACACGGACCTGCTGTTACTGGACGAACCGACCACCTACTTGGACCTGTCCCACCAGGTGGACGTGCTGGAGCTGATCGGCAGGCTTCAAGCCGAGAGCGGACGCACGGTGGTCATGGTGCTGCACGACCTCAACTTCGCCGCCAGGTACGCGGACCGCCTGGTGGCCATGGTCGACGGGCGGATCGCCGCGGAGGGGGCGCCGGAGGAGGTCGTGACCGAGCGGCTGTTGGAGGAGGTGTTCGACCTGAGGGCGCGTGTGGTTCCGGACCCCGTGGTGGGTACTCCCATGGTGGTTCCGGTTGGAGGACGTAGCTCTCGTGAGGCCGGGACGGAGGACTTCGTCGCGGGAAGCGCTGATCCGGAAGAGTGA
- a CDS encoding SLC13 family permease: protein MVADNDERGSKATPEIGGTEEPARVSRRAWIGRFLGPILAVAVYFLLPGGEDGVTHAGRGVAAVGVLMAVWWVTEALPLAATALLPIVLFPLLGVGDIEEATSPYANDIVFLFMGGFMLALAMQRWGLHRRIALRTVLAVGTRPIRIVGGFMLATAFLSMWVSNTATTVVMLPIGMSVLTLVFEHLRGDSDEETVEHGMRDREDTGAGRFAVCLMLAIAYAASIGSLATLIGTPPNLFMAGFLSETYGIQIGFGQWMLFGLPLAAALLLIAWVLLTRVVYPTSITDIPGGRELFKNELAKLGPMNRGERVVLVVFTLTALLWILREPLSNLLPGLNLSDAGIAIAAALVLFAIPIRAGEGVFTLDWASAAKLPWGVLLLFGGGLSLASAVGSSGLDTFIGNKVGALGGVPVLLLIVVAVAAVIFLTEMTSNTATAATFLPILAGVALGLDMDLLLLVVPAAVAASCAFMLPVATPPNAIVFGSGYVTIPQMVKAGWWLNLTALVLIPAALYGLGSWALGLAL from the coding sequence TTGGTCGCTGACAATGACGAACGCGGTTCGAAGGCAACACCGGAGATAGGTGGAACCGAGGAGCCCGCCAGAGTTTCCCGCAGAGCCTGGATCGGTAGATTTCTGGGGCCGATACTGGCCGTCGCCGTCTACTTCCTCCTGCCCGGCGGTGAGGACGGAGTCACTCACGCGGGGCGCGGAGTCGCGGCAGTCGGTGTGTTGATGGCGGTCTGGTGGGTCACCGAAGCTCTGCCACTGGCGGCCACCGCGTTGTTGCCGATCGTGTTGTTCCCGCTGCTGGGGGTCGGGGACATCGAGGAAGCGACCTCCCCGTACGCCAACGACATCGTCTTCCTGTTCATGGGTGGCTTCATGCTGGCCCTGGCGATGCAGCGCTGGGGCCTGCATCGCCGGATAGCGCTGCGGACCGTGCTCGCGGTCGGTACCCGTCCGATACGGATCGTCGGTGGTTTCATGCTGGCCACCGCCTTCCTGTCGATGTGGGTCAGCAACACCGCCACCACGGTGGTCATGCTGCCGATCGGCATGTCGGTGCTGACCCTCGTCTTCGAACACCTGCGTGGCGACTCCGACGAGGAAACCGTGGAACACGGCATGCGGGATCGGGAGGACACCGGAGCGGGCCGTTTCGCGGTCTGCCTGATGCTGGCCATCGCCTATGCCGCCAGCATCGGCTCCCTGGCCACGTTGATCGGGACCCCACCGAACCTTTTCATGGCGGGTTTCCTGTCGGAGACCTACGGCATCCAGATAGGTTTCGGGCAGTGGATGCTGTTCGGTCTGCCGCTGGCGGCCGCGCTGCTGCTGATCGCGTGGGTGCTGTTGACCAGGGTGGTCTACCCGACGAGCATCACCGACATTCCCGGCGGACGTGAACTCTTCAAGAACGAGCTGGCCAAACTCGGCCCCATGAACAGGGGGGAGCGGGTCGTGCTCGTCGTGTTCACGTTGACCGCTCTGCTGTGGATTCTGCGTGAACCGCTCTCGAATCTGCTTCCGGGACTCAACCTGTCCGACGCGGGAATAGCGATCGCCGCGGCTCTGGTTCTGTTCGCGATTCCGATCCGTGCGGGGGAAGGTGTTTTCACGCTCGATTGGGCATCCGCCGCGAAGTTGCCGTGGGGCGTGCTGCTGCTTTTCGGGGGCGGACTCTCGCTGGCCTCTGCCGTCGGGTCCAGTGGGCTCGACACGTTCATCGGCAACAAGGTCGGTGCGCTCGGTGGGGTGCCGGTGCTGTTGCTGATCGTGGTGGCCGTGGCCGCTGTGATCTTCCTCACCGAGATGACCAGCAACACCGCCACAGCGGCCACTTTCCTGCCGATCCTCGCCGGTGTGGCGCTCGGACTGGACATGGACCTGCTGCTGCTGGTCGTCCCAGCGGCCGTTGCGGCCAGTTGCGCCTTCATGCTGCCGGTGGCGACTCCACCGAACGCGATCGTCTTCGGCTCCGGCTACGTGACCATCCCGCAGATGGTGAAAGCGGGTTGGTGGCTCAACCTCACCGCGCTCGTGCTGATCCCCGCCGCGCTGTACGGACTGGGGAGTTGGGCTCTGGGACTCGCGCTCTGA